In Oreochromis niloticus isolate F11D_XX linkage group LG12, O_niloticus_UMD_NMBU, whole genome shotgun sequence, the DNA window GCTTTATCGCTAGCCCTGCCAGGACCGCGTTAGAGTTATTGAAAGCGCTTTCTCGCCATTCAGTACACTGACGGGGCCAGTCAGCTCTTACCAGCAGGCCTCTGTCACTTCCCCATTTCCATCACTCATGCAAAGAGAGCACCGCGAATCAGTGGCTTTGGGTGAATAGGTGATAAGTCTGCGTGGTCAGTGACATCAGCTCTACTTCCTCCTTGCTCAGGTTATTCTGGTAACCTCTTCCCAAACCTTACTCACCAACGTTAGAGCAAGTCATAGCGTTAGCATTTACCTACGCACCGTGTCAGTGCAACAGGTGTACACAAGCAGCCTGTGTAGGAAGGAGAGGCGATATTCAGCTTAATAGGTGTCCTTTGTTCAAAGCAATCACACAAATGTCCTGGTGCATGTGTTTGAGGCTAAAAGCGAAACTGTGTCTTCTCCCTCAATAAACTTGTAATGCTGTggagagtgtttttttttttttttaatttctatttATTAAACAAGAAAGTACAAACTTTCATCCATCATGGTTGTAAGTACAGCATATGTGCACCTGTGATGAAATTTTAAGGCAGCGCGATGAGAGTGAGGCAGGAAATTGTACTTTAATGCGATAAAAACACCTTTTGATTTATTGTTGTAATCATTTTTGAGCATTTCGTTTGTGCCCATGCTGCACGCTACTGCGCTGGTCTACCCATATTGAAATTGGGTGACTATTAATGTTTTTATATGATTTGTAAAACTTTGGGATGCACAGAAAGACATTTAAATATCCACAATGTCAAATCAAAGCTTTCTAAAGGAAAAAATCGATTTCTTTACATCCTCTAGCCAATGGTTTCTGCTGTAGTGTTGACTAATTGCACCTAGTACACTAGTCTCATCTTATGAGTCAAATGTGGACGCAGGTAAATTCAggtgtttggagaaaaaaattGCCATCTCACAGATGGTGAGAGAAGCATAAAATAACCTTCCTCATGTGTGAAGTTAAAGGTGGTTTATGTCTACAAATATGCCGAGACGGCAAACACAGGCGCATCTCTTTACCCGCATGAAACACAATCTTCTGCTCTCCTCACAGTCCTTGACGAATCAGTCACGACACCTCACCTAGCTGTAGGTGAGATTGCCTGTCAGTGGCAGGGCGGTGGGGCTTGTGCAGGATAACTGATCCATCCTGCTAAAGCTATTTTATCCAGATTCAGGATTGGTTTTCTGTAACTTTCCCTTTGGTGGATGTGCTCGGTGGATGTGCATGAAATGGCtttgggaaaaaagaaaaaaaaaaacattggcaAGTGTTTGTAGCCATGTGTGACCAAATAGCACCTCGAGGTATGCGTTCAGCTTGAACAAGAGCTGgcatgtttttagttttttgttttgtttggttgttttttgcaCCCGCTTAGCCACATTTTTACAAGAAGGTTATGATTCTGTTTTTGAAGTATGTGCAGTTTAACAGAGGGAGCCCTGTGCAAACTCTGGTTTAGCAGATAAGAAGTTTAGATTAAGTTGTTAAATTGAGCAGTGAACATGACTGAGGGATCACATAACCACCATGACCAGACATGCTTTTTCAGAAGAGCTGCTgcaataaagaaaaatgtggaaaaaaaacaaaaaaccccacacaacTGGAATTCATTAAAAAGCCCACACAGTAAGAGATGAAATATATACTGTCATTGCTTTGCTCATGTCAAGGCACAAattttcttctctgtttatTCATTAGATTTCTTTTTATCTTATTATATGCCCGGGGTTTAAAATGTAGCAAGAATTTAACTGAGTCAGCACAGGCCTTCAGTACGGGTCTGCAAAGCAGACGTGCTTACTGTGTTTGAACAGAGCTGGACTTGTGCGGTGGCTCAGCCCCCGTCATTCTGAGACACCGAGGCAGTGTGTTCACTAAACAGAAATCCTGAGTAACAGCACAGGCAGAGGGGAGTTACAGGGTCCAGCGTTTAGGCTTGTGAAGTAAAGAGATCAGGAAAGATGGACTCACCGGCCTTTGCATTTAAATGTAAGACGGTAAATCAATCAGCTTTTGTTTAGACATTCACTTaatgtatataatatataatgttcttcttctctccccTTTTGCACAGTTTAGGAGCATGTCAGGTTACATTTCACTGCGTGttgtacttgtataactatgcatgtgacgaataaagaatcttgaatcttaATTTTGTTGAACACCTTTAATGTGTCATTTCCTCTGTTAGCCAGTTGACACTGTGATAATCTTTCAAGTTCAAACTGAAAGGATTAATAAAATAACCAAATAAAGGCATGATTGAAGATATCAGATATGCACCAATAATGGGGGCGGACACACATTTTTCACTGGGTATATTATTTAAAGCATATTATTAAAGTCTGTCTCTATATTTAAAACCAAAAACGGGTGTGTCAAAATTTTAAAAGGAAGTCCAAATTACGCTTATCTACCACTCGGATGCAAATCACAGGAAATTCTTTAACTTTGCAGGAGAGCATATTTATCCTGGTTTTGTTAACCAAAACAGGGTCGGTATTTGAGCACTGAGTGTAGTCTGTTTAGTAAACTTTGTGTCTATGTTGTAAACAACACAGCAGACTATATGTAACCTCATGGTAATGCCCAGAAACGGGCAGCTAGTTGAAATATAAAGTGTTTATATCAAGTATTTAAATACGTTTTGAAAGCTTGACCGTGGCTGTTCAAGCTCTTGATGTAGTTTAGCAGTCGACTAAAGCCACAGCATAGTagcatctcagcagcagagctCAACCTCAAGTTTGAGCCACCAGTGGCCCCGAGTGCAGCTGCACGCAACAACCACTGTTGATGCTGTTTTTTGTGCCTGTTGTACGTGCTGAAATGTCTTTTTGTTTACATAATAGATAACGTCTCACTTTTGATTTGTGCACTTGACAAAAGAGAGTAGTTTACCACATTAGAAGCTGCCTTCTGCACTCACTCACCTGCATACTCACCAGACTGAAACTAGCTGGGAGTTCTGCAGGGCTTAACCAGGGGTGGTTTCACCTCACTTTTGTTTGTCACAGAGTGCGGACACATATTTTGTCTAACATCTAGTCTGTTTTTGTCTTCACTAGGCCAAGTCAAGGTTTTCAGAGCTTTGTTCACCTTCGACCCACGGACAGTAAGAGCTTTTTCTTTGTTGAGattgattctttttctttttacttttataaCTTTATGCTGATCATCGATTAATCTTAGTGTTTCTCACAAGATTAGGTTCTAATTGTGAAAGGCAAGTGGAATGTGTGCTCACAGAGCTCCTTTTGCAGTGCTCGGTCTTTCTTGaattaattattaaataatacCTTTCATAAGTTTCTCTTCTCCAAACGGTTTGTTTGCTAAACTACTTCATGACAAATACCTGAACGATATATACAGCTGCTTCCTCACTGAGTCTCATACTGCAGATGAACCCGACTTTGCCATCATGAACTGTGGCTGCCTTGTTCTGCTGTGTAGTCTTAGTGAGCTCTGAGTTACAGGTTCTGGTTAGAGTGCTTCTTTGTTTGTTAGGGACATGtcttggaattttttttttttctttaacagtgTGATGCAGGAGGGGAAACGGAGTTCAAGAGCCAGGGCTGAGATAATTTTGGATATCTACAGAGGAGGAATAGTGGACATCCTGGGCAAAGGATGGATATGAAACTGTTTGGCAGAAGGAAAAGAGGATGACAACAgagatgtagtgaaggagggcATAGAGAGGGGGATACTAGGGATGGGGTAATGCCAGATAATCCTTTTAACCCTATGCAAAACCTGATGTGCACCTCCCAGTAAAATGTAACTACACTTTGAGTAAATACAGCCCGCAACGACTTGAATGATGTGGAAGGCTGTGGTGTAGGGTTAAGAGTGGTTTCCAGTTAGATCGTAGGAGGCAGCTAGAAGAGGATGATGATGACGCAGGGGAATCAAAACAAAGTCCCAAAATCTGAATATATGATCATAAAATCTTAATTATACTTAAATATTAGTACAAAGCTTTAATCATCATATTTATGCAGACTCACTCTTTCTGAATTAATATATTTGGTATCACAGTGATTGTATGTGTTCATTAGTTTAAGGCTGGAGCAGGAgaagattttatttatattaatatatCAATACACTCCTCCACTGGTCCTGTCTAGGCTGTCGGCAAAAGCAATATTAACAGTACTTCAAACCAGTGGCTCTGGTGGGTGGGCATCAGGAAGGGCCAGTCACATTTCAGTAGGGAGTACCATCCCACCACTCTGCACACTTCCTACAGCTCAGAGCAGGTGTCTTGAGCAGAAGGAGGACTGCTGTTGCAAGCTGCAGTTCATGATGATGTAGGTGGATTGCATCCATCTTTGTGATAAGATCTCACTGGGGAAGTGGTTAACTGATATCGAGCACCACCACAATAGTAACCTATACGGGAAGCTAGCAAGTACGTGAAGCTAAATTCGGGAAGGGTGGGGCCAGCTTGTTAGCAATGactgaactttcaaaataagagtgaAGGGCTTGCTCACTGGTAAATTAGCATCAGAAGGTGTCATTTTTTCAGACTTACtaagaataaataaacaaccTACTAAACCTACCATAAAAGGTaattctgttcatgtggacatagctacgtccacatgaacagaacagaatcagctctttgggatttccttacctgaatGATTGCACATGCATCAAGATACTAAACCTTTCCTCCAAGTAAGCGCTATACATGAGAAACACTTTGGCAGAATAAGTCTAAACCACCGAATTGCAAACTGAGTTACCAGTtgctttcatgtgtttcattgGTTGGTCTAGATTTGGttgcagaaaaaaagggggggagacTGCTTAAAATACAACACAAATCTGACATTAGTGTTGaggtcagaaaagtgtgaatGCCACATCCTGGGTCACTGATGGTTATCAACTTGTAACagtgtctttttgttttctagcCAGATGAGTTATATTTTGAAGAAGGagacatcttgtacatctctgaCACAGTAAGTGGAAACCCTAGAAACTACATCATGTAACAGCCATCTTTTATTCCAGGGTTTTGTTTCCCATCGAGTTTTAATTTAACTTAAGTTTTTCTTCCCCTTTCTGTGGAATCATAAACTTGCTGTCTTTGCATTTTTTGCCTTCCTTTTGTGGTattctttttccattttttttagaCCTCCCCCCACTTCAGTGTTGTATTGAAGCAGATTAATTTACTTATTGCTTCATTTAGTTATTAGTTTATTTTGGTCTTTTCTTTCTTAACAAATATTTCTATATTACTCAGAGTGACACTAACTGGTGGAAAGGGACATGTAGAGGAAGAACAGGATTAATTCCAAGTAACTATGGTGAGTACACATCTCAGTTTCACAGTTAAAGAGCAGATATATTAATGAGTACATTACTATGAGGTGTAGCTCGTACAAAAACGATAGTTCTGTCCTGTAAGTTAATTTTCCATAATGCACTGATgcccttgttttgtttttcagtggctGAGCAGGCAGAGTCTATCGACAATCCGATGCATGAGGCAGCCAAACGAGGTAGATGTCAACATTTCTACTAGTCTTTATTTGTTGCTCTTAATTCTTGGTTGAGGTGTGCTTGCATTTAGATACaggagggtttttttaaaatcctaaGACAGTTctcttttgtctgtctgtgtggctGTTATGACAGTGTTTCTGTTCCTGCTGAAAACTTGTACCACTGTTTACATTATTAGTAAAGTTCTCCATTTGACtctgtgtgttctttgtgtACATACTGTTTATTTAAACAGGCAATCTGAGCTGGCTGAGAGAATGTTTGGACAATAAAGTTGGAATAAACGGGCTGGATAAGGCTGGAAACACTGCCCTCTACTGGGGATGCCATGGAGGACATAAAGGTAAGAGTAAAGTAGTTTTTTTGATGTCAGAGATTAAGGATCGGCTACTTATTACATTTCAGAAATCttaaatgacacacacacacacatacacagggaGCTCTGTTTTCAATGAAAAGTTAAGTACAAGAAAATGGGAACTTGTTTTTTTGCCCTCCATTGTTTCTCCATTACTGTTAGGTAACATTTAACATGAAATCtcttctcttttatttctgtacCAGATGTGGTGGAGCTTTTGCTCACCCAACCCAATGTGGAGCTCAACCAGCAGGTGAGGAAGGTTTAAAGTCACATTCATAAATCACAATAGTTTTCTCATTTAGTctacagaaaaataataataatctggaTTTCCGCACTAAACGTATTTTGGAAGAAGAGCAGAATGAGTGAGAGAGTAGTGAGAGTGAAAAGTCTTTCACAACCTCGGGATGCTGGACCAGCACAGCTCATTCCTACCAGGTTCATTCACACTGTCCCCTGTCTCACAGCTGATGAAGTAGAGTTTATCTCACAGGGATGGATATCTGTATGAGGTTATTTGTCAGTTTCCTTTGGTGAGAGTAAGACTGCAGACTGCAGGCTGCACTTTTAACATCAGGAATTTGGTCATTCTAATTACTGTTAAAGACTCTCTGAAACTATACCAGCATGCACTGAAGCTAATCTGGAGACTGCTTACTTTGTCGTATGCTTTGCCTGATTGGTTGCATGTTCCATCCAAAGCCATAGTGGTTTATTTATGCCCATTGGTAACACCTCTTAGAGTTAAAAGCTGAGCTAAGatttgcatttatatttatatttgcatttatatagcgatGTCAGGCTAAGTTCTGGAACCTGAAAAGACATTTCAATTTTTAGTTAGTTCTCCTCATTCAGATGGTATAAATGAGGTCTTGCTGCATTTCTAAGCAAACTGTAGTGAAGTTTGGAAGGAGTATCAACAGTTTAATGTGTCTAAGGAAACTGATGTTATTCAACACCCAGTTTATCATGctagaaaaacagaagaaactgTTGTGGACAAAAAATTGATCAACAAAAAGTTCAGTGTAATGATGTCTGTTATGATTTCATAAACCTTGTGCAGTTTGGGTGAAAGTAGATGCTTGATGCTTGTCAGGGTGTTTGCCAGTAACAAtcatgttttgtgtttcagaATAAACTCGGAGATACCCCACTgcacgctgccgcctggaaggGTTACTCTGACATAGTGGAAATGCTGCTTAACAAGAGTGAGTATACATCCATGCTGCTTTTTTTGGGTTTAAAAGAATAAACTGGTCAGCAGGGTCATCTTTGCTGTTTTGCTAGAACTGCAGGGATGGACAGAAAGAAATCTCCTGAAATATTTTATCAAACTCTGAGAGAGCGTGTGGCTTCAGTTTGAGTAGACAATAAGTGACTGTGATCCACACattaaaacaaagtttttgATGGGAAAAAAGTTTCATCTTTATCAGTTTTCATTGGCTGTTGTATATTCTATGTACAAATtacacgtaaaaaaaaaaaatgctgccagACATTAAAATATACATAGGTAGTTCAAGACAAGGAAACTGCCGTCAAAGTACTGACATTATAGAAAGATGACTAAAATTACACATCCTGTTgggctgatttaaaaaaaaaagtagaccTTACCACTTGAGGGAGGTAATGTGGTATTACTGAAGAAAACACCTGCATTTCCTGTTAAATCTACCCTGAGAATCTGGTTTACCCATACTCGTAATTCTTCAGTTTGTATAACAAATAACGTCTTTTTAATCCAAGCAAAGGTGGGTGGCGAGATAGACTTtcaagttaaaagaaaaattctAGCTGCAGACCAGTCTGGATGTCAGGTGAAAATTTATGTTACTTATGTTTGTTTCAGATGCGAGATTAGATATCAGGAATAACGAGAACAAGTTGGCTGTGGACATGGCCACGAATGCCCAGTGTGCGTCGCTTATCAAAAGGAGGCAGGGAGGCCGTAAGTAAAGCTGCCGTTACCGAGCAGCCACACAGCAtaacccacacacactcacacaatcTCACATTCACAGTGTCACAGAAACTATTTCTGATCAGTCAGTGTAAGTTCAGCACCTACCACAAGAGTCACTTGTTGTAGTTACTGAGCTGATCACAGGAAAACTGAACTATAGTGAAGTGAAAAAAGTACACCCTCTtgtaatgacaataataataacggGTGAAAGCAGCACATAACATATTACATCATGCCaccatttatttaacaaaaatgaagccaaagtTTATGTGAAATGCTGTATGTGAAAAATGAGGTACATCTTTAC includes these proteins:
- the ostf1 gene encoding osteoclast-stimulating factor 1 isoform X1 → MCPLLLSDTCMLNSTGQVKVFRALFTFDPRTPDELYFEEGDILYISDTSDTNWWKGTCRGRTGLIPSNYVAEQAESIDNPMHEAAKRGNLSWLRECLDNKVGINGLDKAGNTALYWGCHGGHKDVVELLLTQPNVELNQQNKLGDTPLHAAAWKGYSDIVEMLLNKNARLDIRNNENKLAVDMATNAQCASLIKRRQGGQTTRTHSNAEEYLDDEDSD
- the ostf1 gene encoding osteoclast-stimulating factor 1 isoform X2, producing the protein MSKPPPKPAKPGQVKVFRALFTFDPRTPDELYFEEGDILYISDTSDTNWWKGTCRGRTGLIPSNYVAEQAESIDNPMHEAAKRGNLSWLRECLDNKVGINGLDKAGNTALYWGCHGGHKDVVELLLTQPNVELNQQNKLGDTPLHAAAWKGYSDIVEMLLNKNARLDIRNNENKLAVDMATNAQCASLIKRRQGGQTTRTHSNAEEYLDDEDSD